The DNA window CGGTTCGCGTTACAGAACGCGCCGGAGTAGTCGAACGCGCGCGGGTCGGATTCGCCGTAGATGGCGATCTTCGAGTAGTTGACGTCGCCCGTCAACTCCGTCTCGTCCTGGTTCTTCTTGTCCTTCGGCTCGAACGTTTCGACGGACTGGCGCTTGTTCTCGTCGGCGACGAGGCGGAATATCTCGATGTGGTTCTCGAGCACCTGCTTGATGTCGTCGTCGTAGTAGGCCAGCAGCGAATCCATGTAGAACTCGCTCGCGGGGTCGAGCGCCTGCTCGTTTTTGATGGTGTACGGCGCGTCCAACTCCTCGTTGATGTCGTCGATGACGCGCTGGCGCTGTTCGAGCGGCAGCAGGACGAGCGGGTCCTGATTCATCGGCGACCGAATCTCGTCGTCGGACGGGTCCTGGTCCGGAATGACGTCACAGAGGTTCGTCCACCGGAAGGTGTACAGTCGCCCCTCGTCGTGGAGGGTGTAGTCCTCGAAATACTTGCGGACCTGTCGGTCGAAGTCGGATTTACCCGACCCGACCGGTCCGAGGAGGAGCTTGATGCGTTTTTCGGGACCGAGCCCGCGCGCACCGCTCTTCACCTTGTTCACGAACTCGTGAATCGCACGGTGGATTTCACGCCCGTAGAACGTGTTCTCCCCGTCGAATATGGGGTCTTCGGACGCGAGTCGGTACTCGACGACGCCGGAGTCTTCGTCGTACTCCGTGCCGTAGTAGTCGAACATATCGGCGACTCGCTGGTGGGCGTTTCTAGCTACCTTCGGGTCTTCGTATACCTCTCGGAGGTACCAGTCGAAGGACTTCGTTTCACGGAGGTCTTCCGGCATCGATTCCTGGTAACTGCGGCTGAGGTCGTCCAGCGTTTCGATGTCACCTTTCATTGTATCACGCATTGTTTGGGACTTCGTATGGACCAAGGGAGAGAGAGACCGACCGGGCGGCCCGATACCGGCGGGAAGTACGTAGTCGACACGCATTCACAAAGTTGTGTCGGTCGGAACACCGCGATTGCTCTCCGGCGGGGCTTGTCGGGCGACGGCGAGCGCGCCCGCAGTAACTCCTGCGTCAATCGCGGGATCATTGTGCGTGCCATCCACCGCTTCGGAAACCAGTCGGCGTATTCCAGCGAAACCCATCCACCCGGAAGCGTATGGTTCGAGACCGTGTACCGTGCGGACTGCTACCACCCGATACTGTTTAATGGATAGGACGAGGCCATATATAACTGTTGCCCATGCACAAGATTCTTTTGATATAGATTAAGCATCCGAAAGACCCGAAGTTACGAACGAGTGGGCCTGTAGCGTTCAAATCGGCCATTGTGAAAAATCACACCGAACCCACCCTTTATATGCAAGGTCGATGCTCGTGGACTGACAACCCTTACACCCGTCCGCCGCCAACCGCCGTTCGTGTCCATCGAGAACCTCCCCGAGTCGTGGGTCGTCTGGAACGAGGAACCGAACGGTCGGTGCATCCTCGCCTACCGGCCGGACGTGTTCGACACGCGGCAGTTCCCGCCGGAGTGTATGCCGACGCTGTATCTCACGCAAGGGACCCCGAATCGGCCACCGCAGGAGCGCCGGGCGACCGACTCGTGGTATTTCGAGTTCTTCCTCGAACCGGAGGTCGCTTTGCCGCGGACGCCGCGGTTCTCCTCGCGCGATGAAGCATTGGAGGCCGCCGTCGCGCTCGCGGACGAGTTCGACCGCGGCGAAGTGGACTACCGGTCGTGGTATCTAGTTCCGCGCGAGGCGTACCTCGACAAACTGGACGAGTTGACCGGACGAACCGAGTAGCGGGATTTCGTCGTGGCGAGAGGCTTAACCGGCGGCCACACCTACGCCCGCCTATGTCCACCATCACGCTCGTCGGAACCCGCCTCGCGGACGTCGGTCAGGAGTTCGTCTATCAGGGCGAAGCCAGCGCCTGCGAGGGCTGTCCCTACAGAAACCAGTGTCTCAATCTCTCCGAGGGGGTGAAATATCGCGTCACGGACGTCAGGGATGGCGCACAGACGCTCCCCTGTGGCGTCCACGACGACGGCGTGAGCGCCGTCGAAGTCGAACCGGCGACCGTCCGCGCCAACGTCTCCGCGCGGAACGCCTACGCTGGGAGCAACGCGAAACTCGAAGGGCCGTGCCCGCACGTCGAGTGCCCGAGCCACGAGTTCTGCGAACCCACCGGTGCCGACTTCGACGAGGAGTACCGGATTTCGAAAATCGTCGGGGACCCTCCCCACGACTACTGCCACTTGGACCGCGACCTGACGCTCGTCGAGTTCGACGAGACGGACGAGTAATCAGTTCCCCAGCACGCCGATGTACTCCGCCGTGTAGCCGAAGATGTCCTCGTAGCCGTACGCCGACATCAACACCGGAACGAACGGGTTTTCGGCGACCAGTTCGTCCCCGTCGGCGGTTGCGAACGGCTCTCCCCGCTCGACCCGCTGGAAGTTCTCAACCAACACTTCGAACTCCGTGCCGCCGTTTTTCCGCACCGGTTGGTCCATCCGGAACACTTCCACCTCGTCCTGTTCGCCCGCATCGACCGGATTTTTGCCCTCCGGCAACGGAAGGGCACCCGTTCCCGCGAGGAACCCGCGAACAAGGTCGTAGGCGTTGTCGACCGCCTCGGGAGACCCTTGCAGGCCGCACTCGACCTCCAGCGTGTGCGGATGCGAGATGAGTTTTCCCTTCGTGAACTTGTCCGTCTCGACCAGTTGTGAGACCGGCAGGTACGGGCAGATGGACCGCGCGACCGCGTTCACCCGGTCCACGAGCGCGAACGGCCTCGCGTACGATTGCGTGGAGTGAAGCGAGAGGACCGTACAGTCCCGTAGCTCCGACACCAAGTCGTGCGCCAACCGCCGCTCGTACGTCTCCGCGTTCGGGTCGCCGGGGAAGACGCGGTTCAAGTCCTCGTTGACGTACCGGACGCCGCGTTCGAGCGCGCGCTCGTTGACGACGACGACCTTCACCGCCCGCTCCACGTCCGGGTCCTCCAACAGCAGTCTATCGACCGCCTTCGGACCGCACGGCTCGTCGCCGTGAATCCCGGCGACGACTGCCACTTCCGGCGTTCCTTCACCTAACTGCTCGATTCGCATTTACCGAAGTCAGGTGTCGAAGCTTGAAAGCGCTTTACACTCGCGATTTCGCGGCAAAAGGGTACCGTGTTGGCGACTACTCCAGCCCGTCAGCGTAGTCGAAATCCATCTCTCTGACGGTCGGCCGTTCCCCGTCCAGTTCTATTTTCCACCCGTGGAGCACCGTCGGGTCGTCCAACGCGTTCGTCATTTTCGTTCGCACGTCGGTGACGTTCACGCCGTAGAAGTCGCTCGGAACGCCGTGGAGGTACTGAAGCGCGGTTTCGAAGAGCGAGCGCATGCCGCTGTCGTCCTCGAAGTCGAAGTGTTTGTACGCGCCCGCCGCGACCTGCACCATTCCGTGGAGGAACGCGCTCTCGACCGACCCGTTGCCGTAGTTGTACCACTCGTCCTCGAAGCAGTCGTGGCTCTCGTGGAACTCCCCGGCGTTGAACAGTCGCACGCCGTGAACCACCGCCGTTCGAAGCGTTCCGTGTTCCCAGCAGTCTCGCTCCGGGAGCCACCCCGACGGGATTCGGCCGGTCGGTGGCGGGTCGGCGGTCGGGTCGCGTGTGTGGTCGTCCATTGCGGTCGCTTGGTCGTTGGTGGTCCAGTCGTTTGTGTGTTGGTACTGGTCGTCCTCGACGCGTCGAGAAAAATCG is part of the Haladaptatus paucihalophilus DX253 genome and encodes:
- a CDS encoding DUF5820 family protein, which encodes MSIENLPESWVVWNEEPNGRCILAYRPDVFDTRQFPPECMPTLYLTQGTPNRPPQERRATDSWYFEFFLEPEVALPRTPRFSSRDEALEAAVALADEFDRGEVDYRSWYLVPREAYLDKLDELTGRTE
- a CDS encoding UPF0179 family protein: MSTITLVGTRLADVGQEFVYQGEASACEGCPYRNQCLNLSEGVKYRVTDVRDGAQTLPCGVHDDGVSAVEVEPATVRANVSARNAYAGSNAKLEGPCPHVECPSHEFCEPTGADFDEEYRISKIVGDPPHDYCHLDRDLTLVEFDETDE
- a CDS encoding M99 family carboxypeptidase catalytic domain-containing protein, with the translated sequence MRIEQLGEGTPEVAVVAGIHGDEPCGPKAVDRLLLEDPDVERAVKVVVVNERALERGVRYVNEDLNRVFPGDPNAETYERRLAHDLVSELRDCTVLSLHSTQSYARPFALVDRVNAVARSICPYLPVSQLVETDKFTKGKLISHPHTLEVECGLQGSPEAVDNAYDLVRGFLAGTGALPLPEGKNPVDAGEQDEVEVFRMDQPVRKNGGTEFEVLVENFQRVERGEPFATADGDELVAENPFVPVLMSAYGYEDIFGYTAEYIGVLGN
- a CDS encoding DUF309 domain-containing protein: MDDHTRDPTADPPPTGRIPSGWLPERDCWEHGTLRTAVVHGVRLFNAGEFHESHDCFEDEWYNYGNGSVESAFLHGMVQVAAGAYKHFDFEDDSGMRSLFETALQYLHGVPSDFYGVNVTDVRTKMTNALDDPTVLHGWKIELDGERPTVREMDFDYADGLE